One window of the Dehalococcoidia bacterium genome contains the following:
- a CDS encoding reverse transcriptase/maturase family protein encodes MAHHNAKKGKGHYAEVQMVERDIDGYLGQVHQILRDKTFHTAPYRKKIVFDSGKLREIYKLPYFPDRIVHHAMMNILQPIWDRTFIYDCYSAVPGKGIHTGLARLHRFMKDETKTQYCLKFDIRHYYPSVRHDILMGIIERTIKCPDTLWLLEDIVRSPGGETNIPIGNYLSQYFANTYMNGFDHWIKEVKGLKYYIRYSDDGVILHESKAYLHYLLEEIREYFGSLCLELNPKTQIFPVDKRGVDFLGYRSFRSYTLLRKSSARKLRERIRLIESDYEHLSPLFVVSCVMSYMGWIKHCNGHNLVRKYISTNDRLNVALNRACENLQIKNPLWRVAS; translated from the coding sequence TTGGCTCACCATAACGCCAAGAAGGGTAAGGGCCACTATGCCGAGGTGCAGATGGTGGAGCGTGATATTGATGGCTACCTGGGACAGGTCCATCAGATACTCCGGGACAAGACTTTTCACACCGCACCGTACCGGAAGAAGATTGTATTCGACTCGGGCAAACTCCGCGAAATCTACAAGCTGCCCTACTTCCCCGACCGCATTGTGCACCATGCCATGATGAACATCCTTCAGCCAATATGGGACAGGACGTTCATCTATGACTGCTACTCCGCGGTCCCGGGCAAGGGGATACACACTGGGTTGGCCAGACTGCACAGGTTCATGAAGGATGAGACTAAAACGCAGTATTGCCTGAAGTTCGACATCCGGCACTATTACCCTTCGGTGAGGCATGATATCCTGATGGGAATTATCGAGAGGACAATCAAGTGTCCTGATACCCTGTGGCTCCTGGAGGACATCGTAAGAAGCCCTGGAGGCGAGACTAATATTCCTATCGGCAACTACTTGTCGCAATACTTTGCCAATACTTATATGAACGGCTTTGACCACTGGATCAAGGAGGTCAAGGGATTAAAATACTACATCCGCTACAGCGACGACGGCGTCATTCTTCATGAGAGCAAAGCGTATCTCCATTACCTCTTGGAAGAAATCAGGGAGTATTTCGGAAGTCTTTGCCTGGAACTCAATCCGAAGACGCAGATATTCCCGGTCGACAAGCGGGGCGTGGACTTCCTGGGCTATCGCAGCTTCCGAAGCTACACCCTGCTGCGGAAGTCGTCAGCCAGGAAGCTCAGGGAGAGGATAAGGCTCATCGAGTCGGATTATGAGCACCTGTCTCCCTTATTTGTCGTAAGCTGCGTCATGTCTTACATGGGCTGGATAAAGCACTGCAACGGTCACAACTTGGTCAGGAAGTACATCTCTACCAATGACCGTCTGAATGTAGCTCTTAATCGCGCCTGCGAAAATCTTCAGATTAAAAATCCCCTTTGGAGAGTGGCATCATGA